The Burkholderia mallei ATCC 23344 genome has a window encoding:
- a CDS encoding BON domain-containing protein gives MKSDAALKQDVEQELYWDPSLDARQIDVSVRDRIVTLRGFVPSWAQKYAAQKAAQRVAGARALVLELKVLPSEAPRDDEVLAAAIVSALAWQEGLAGQEIHVDVDEGCVTLTGEVAFGYQRQAAETVVSRMRGVIGVVNRIDVRSRDAGATVRERVADALARRAQREAAHIEVDERDGIVTLTGTVDSLIERRAACGAAWSVKGVREVIDHLSVA, from the coding sequence ATGAAATCCGATGCTGCGCTCAAGCAGGATGTCGAACAGGAACTGTATTGGGATCCGTCGCTGGATGCGCGACAGATCGACGTGTCGGTGCGCGATCGCATCGTGACGCTGCGCGGCTTCGTGCCGAGCTGGGCGCAGAAGTACGCGGCGCAGAAGGCCGCGCAGCGCGTCGCGGGCGCGCGGGCGCTGGTGCTCGAGCTGAAGGTGCTGCCGAGCGAAGCGCCGCGCGACGACGAAGTGCTCGCCGCCGCGATCGTGTCGGCGCTCGCGTGGCAGGAAGGGCTCGCCGGGCAGGAGATCCACGTCGATGTGGACGAAGGCTGCGTCACGCTCACGGGCGAAGTGGCGTTCGGCTACCAGCGGCAGGCGGCCGAGACGGTCGTGAGCCGGATGCGCGGCGTGATCGGCGTCGTCAACCGGATCGACGTGCGCTCGCGGGACGCCGGCGCGACCGTGCGCGAACGTGTGGCGGATGCGCTTGCGCGACGTGCGCAGCGCGAGGCCGCGCACATCGAAGTCGACGAGCGCGACGGCATCGTCACGCTGACGGGCACCGTCGATTCGCTGATCGAGCGGCGCGCGGCTTGCGGCGCCGCATGGTCGGTGAAGGGCGTGCGCGAAGTGATCGATCATCTGAGCGTCGCATAG
- a CDS encoding 1-phosphofructokinase family hexose kinase: MPEIVTLTPNPAIDVATCVERVTDTRKLRCGPARRDPGGGGINVARVLTRLGADCSAVYLAGGGTGLALRGLLADEGVRAHGIDIAGETRENFSVLETSTGREFRFVLPGPALAAHEWPRCVEALGRLADASRYLVMSGSLPPGMPDDCYARLARRASARGVRTVVDTSGPALAAALDAGVYLVKPSLGELRALTGLPLEDDGARLAAARAIVAGGRAQIVALTLGDAGALVVSRDDAVRLPGVKVAVRSAIGAGDSFVAGLVAALNRGANVADAARHALAAASASLLSTGPALGTKEDIARIYRELPGTIDA, translated from the coding sequence ATGCCCGAAATCGTCACCCTCACGCCGAATCCCGCCATCGACGTCGCGACGTGCGTCGAGCGAGTCACCGACACCCGCAAGCTGCGCTGCGGCCCCGCACGACGCGATCCGGGCGGCGGCGGAATCAATGTCGCCCGCGTGCTGACGCGCCTCGGCGCCGATTGTTCGGCCGTCTACCTGGCGGGCGGCGGCACCGGCCTCGCGCTGCGCGGCCTGCTCGCCGACGAAGGCGTGCGGGCGCATGGCATCGACATCGCCGGCGAGACGCGCGAAAACTTTTCGGTGCTCGAAACGTCGACGGGCCGCGAATTCCGCTTCGTGTTGCCCGGGCCGGCGCTCGCGGCGCACGAATGGCCGCGCTGCGTCGAAGCGCTCGGGCGGCTCGCCGACGCGTCGCGCTATCTGGTGATGAGCGGCAGCCTGCCGCCCGGCATGCCGGACGATTGCTACGCCCGGCTCGCGCGGCGCGCGAGCGCGCGCGGCGTGCGCACGGTCGTCGATACGTCGGGACCGGCGCTCGCCGCCGCGCTCGATGCGGGCGTCTATCTGGTGAAGCCGAGCCTCGGCGAGTTGCGCGCGCTGACCGGCCTGCCGCTCGAAGACGACGGCGCGCGCCTTGCCGCCGCGCGCGCGATCGTCGCCGGCGGGCGCGCGCAGATCGTCGCGCTGACGCTCGGCGACGCGGGCGCGCTCGTCGTGTCGCGCGACGATGCGGTGCGTCTGCCGGGCGTGAAGGTGGCGGTGCGCAGCGCGATCGGCGCGGGCGACAGCTTCGTCGCGGGGCTCGTCGCCGCGCTCAATCGCGGCGCGAACGTCGCCGACGCGGCGCGCCATGCGCTCGCCGCCGCGTCGGCGTCGCTGCTGAGCACGGGCCCCGCGCTGGGCACGAAGGAAGACATCGCGCGGATCTATCGCGAACTGCCGGGGACGATCGACGCGTGA
- a CDS encoding acetate/propionate family kinase: protein MSEPLLLTFNAGSSTLKIGLYSVANGEPAPLGRGKIDFNRAPLQFEYANGGEAHAVPLAAPVTDDLHAVLDEALGWIDAHLSVHELVSVGHRVVHGGDTFDGPVRIDERTLDAIAALVPLAPLHQPQSVRLIRALRHVRPHLPQVASFDTAFHRTQSDLVRRFALPRALFDAGIKRYGFHGLSYRYVAGRLRERHPSIARGKVVAAHLGSGASLCALDAGVSRDTSMGFSTLDGIPMATRCGALDAGVVLHLQKTLGRTLDDVEQMLYHRSGLLGVSGVSGDARALLADPSAGARDALELFAFRIAGETARLAATLGGLDALVFTAGIGEHQPQTRAAVCERLRWLSVELDAHANARNAETVSRDGSRVAVLVVPTDEEQVIARDAASVLHA from the coding sequence ATGAGCGAGCCGCTGCTGCTCACGTTCAACGCCGGCTCGTCGACGCTGAAGATCGGCCTCTACAGCGTCGCGAACGGCGAACCCGCGCCGCTCGGGCGCGGCAAGATCGATTTCAACCGCGCGCCGCTGCAGTTCGAATACGCGAACGGCGGCGAAGCGCACGCGGTGCCGCTCGCCGCGCCCGTCACCGACGATCTGCACGCGGTGCTCGACGAGGCGCTCGGCTGGATCGACGCGCACCTGTCGGTGCACGAGCTCGTGTCGGTCGGCCATCGCGTCGTGCACGGCGGCGACACGTTCGACGGGCCGGTGCGCATCGACGAGCGCACGCTCGACGCGATCGCGGCGCTCGTGCCGCTCGCGCCGCTGCATCAACCGCAGAGCGTGCGGCTGATCCGCGCGCTGCGCCATGTGCGGCCGCATCTGCCGCAGGTCGCATCGTTCGACACCGCGTTTCACCGCACGCAGTCCGATCTCGTGCGGCGCTTCGCGCTGCCGCGCGCGCTGTTCGATGCAGGCATCAAGCGCTACGGTTTTCATGGGCTGTCGTACCGGTACGTCGCCGGGCGGCTGCGCGAGCGGCATCCGTCGATTGCGCGCGGCAAGGTCGTCGCCGCGCATCTCGGCAGCGGCGCGAGCCTGTGCGCGCTCGACGCGGGCGTGAGCCGCGACACCAGCATGGGCTTCTCGACGCTCGACGGCATTCCGATGGCCACGCGCTGCGGCGCGCTCGACGCGGGCGTCGTGCTGCATCTGCAGAAGACGCTCGGCCGGACGCTCGACGACGTCGAGCAGATGCTGTACCACCGCTCGGGCCTGCTCGGCGTGTCGGGCGTGAGCGGCGACGCGCGCGCGCTGCTCGCCGATCCTTCGGCCGGCGCGCGCGACGCGCTCGAACTGTTCGCGTTCCGGATCGCGGGCGAGACCGCGCGGCTCGCGGCGACGCTCGGCGGCCTCGACGCGCTCGTGTTCACGGCGGGCATCGGCGAGCATCAGCCGCAGACGCGCGCGGCGGTATGCGAGCGGCTGCGCTGGCTCAGCGTCGAGCTCGATGCGCACGCGAACGCGCGCAATGCGGAGACCGTCAGCCGCGACGGGAGCCGCGTCGCGGTGCTCGTCGTGCCGACCGACGAGGAGCAGGTGATCGCGCGGGATGCGGCGTCGGTGCTGCATGCCTGA